In Chelmon rostratus isolate fCheRos1 chromosome 9, fCheRos1.pri, whole genome shotgun sequence, the following proteins share a genomic window:
- the LOC121611755 gene encoding POU domain, class 3, transcription factor 4-like has protein sequence MATAASSPYTLLSSSPMIHPDSQAMQPASPYRGHQKLLQSDYLQSVQSNGHPLGHQWASSLSEGSPWSASMEQQDVKPGREDLQLGIIHHRSPHVAHHSPHHNNHGNHPGAWGTPVSHNSSITSGQQINIYSQTGFTVNGMLDHGGLTPPPNPQGQGMHPGLRDTLSPEHSDLGGHHCHDHSDEETPTSDELEHFAKQFKQRRIKLGFTQADVGLALGTLYGNVFSQTTICRFEALQLSFKNMCKLKPLLNKWLEEADSSTGSSSSIDKIAAQGRKRKKRTSIEVSVKGVLETHFLKCPKPSAQEITSLADSLQLEKEVVRVWFCNRRQKEKRMTPPGEPPPHEGPYSHSGSAGDASSCHDL, from the coding sequence ATGGCCACAGCTGCCTCCAGCCCCTACACCCTGCTCAGCTCCAGTCCCATGATCCACCCGGACAGCCAGGCCATGCAGCCTGCTAGCCCCTACAGAGGACACCAGAAACTCCTCCAGAGTGACTATCTGCAGAGCGTCCAGAGCAACGGACACCCCCTCGGGCACCAGTGGGCGAGCAGTCTGTCGGAGGGCAGCCCCTGGTCGGCCTCCATGGAGCAGCAGGACGTTAAACCAGGCCGAGAGGACCTGCAGCTTGGCATCATCCATCACCGCTCCCCGCACGTAGCGCATCACTCCCCTCATCACAAcaaccatggcaaccacccaGGAGCCTGGGGAACTCCGGTGTCCCACAACTCCTCCATCACCAGCGGGCAGCAGATTAACATCTACTCCCAGACGGGCTTCACTGTCAACGGCATGCTGGACCACGGTGGCCTCACACCTCCACCCAACCCGCAGGGCCAAGGCATGCACCCGGGCCTCAGGGACACGCTCAGCCCCGAGCACAGCGACCTCGGCGGGCACCACTGCCACGACCACTCCGACGAAGAGACGCCGACTTCGGACGAGCTGGAGCACTTTGCCAAGCAGTTCAAACAGCGGAGAATCAAGCTGGGCTTCACGCAGGCGGACGTGGGCTTGGCTCTGGGCACGCTGTACGGTAACGTCTTTTCCCAAACCACCATCTGCAGGTTCGAGGCTCTGCAGCTGAGCtttaaaaacatgtgcaaaCTAAAGCCGCTGCTGAACAAGTGGCTGGAGGAGGCAGACTCGTCCACAGGCAGCTCTAGCAGTATAGACAAGATAGCAGCtcaggggaggaagaggaagaagaggacgTCCATCGAGGTCAGCGTGAAGGGGGTTCTGGAGACGCACTTTCTCAAGTGTCCCAAACCCTCGGCGCAGGAGATCACCTCGCTGGCGGACTcgctgcagctggagaaggaggtggtGCGCGTGTGGTTCTGCAACCGGAGGCAGAAGGAGAAGCGCATGACGCCGCCGGGAGAGCCGCCGCCGCACGAGGGACCCTATTCTCACAGCGGGAGCGCGGGAGACGCCTCCTCGTGCCACGATCTCTGA